The Candidatus Zymogenaceae bacterium genome contains the following window.
GATGAAGGCGAGCGGCTCGTCTTTCTTCCCATCTTCTGGGCCGTGGCGAAAAAGAGGTGACGCTGCGCCGTGCATCCTCCCGTTTTGGGGTGTCCCCGTTTACTCTATCCTCGGCCTGATTAAAAGCAAAAGCGCCGGCAGCACCAGGAGGTCTCCCAGAAGGGCTGTGATCATGGTCAGCCCCGAGAGAAATCCGAAGTAGCTGGTCGGTCTGAAGCTGCCGAACAGCAGCGTCCAGAATCCCAGAAAAAGAATGAACGACGTGGAGACGATGGCCCGCCCGGAGGTGAAGAGGGCGGTTTTCACGGCATCGGTGTGATCGTTTGATATGTGGTATTCCCGCTTGTAGCGGTTGAGCAAGTGGATGGTATCGTCCACTGCAATGCCGATGGCGACGGTGGAGATCATGACCGTCGCGGTGTCCAGCTTGATGTGGAAGAGCCCCATGGCCCCCATCGTTATTGCGATGGGGATGGAGTTGGGGATGATGGAGATGAGCCCCAGCTTGATCGATCGAAGCTGCAGCGTCAGCAGAGTGAATATCAGCACGAACGCCAGGGAAAAGGAAAATATCTGGCTTCTGATCAGGTAGTCCACCATGTCCACAAAGAGCGGCACCACCCCCGTCATCCGGCCGGAGAGATGGGGGGGGAGCTCTTCTGCCAGGTAATCGCCGACGGCGTCCATCAGGACACGACACTCCTTCGATGTCAGCATTCCCGCTCTCCCGCTGACCCTGAGCATCGAGCCGTCGAAATTGATGAAATAGTCAAGCTCCCCGTCCGGTGAAGATTCATAGAGGAGCAAAAGCTGAGCGACGGCTTCCCGGCTCTCCGGGAGTGTGTAGTGTGCCGGGTCGTTTTCGAAGTAGGCCATGCTGAGCCTCTTGAGCAAATCCGGCGCGGCGAGGCTTGCCGATAGACTCGGGCGGCTCTCCAGAAATCGCTGGAAATCCTCGACCGCCTTCATCGTTTCCGGGTCGTGGGCCGTCCCGGGAGGTCCTTCGATGACCACCTCTAAGGGAGAAATATATCCGACCCGCTCTTCGATGAAGTCATAGGCCTGTCTGAGGGGGTGACGCTCCCGGATGAATTCGATATTCTGGGTTTCCACCGTTATCTTCGTGATGAAAAAGACGGACACACAGAAGAAGCCCATACCCAGGGCGATGACCGTTCGGGGCCGAGAGGACGCCGCCCGCCAGGAGAGATCGAGCAGTCGGGTAATGGCGACGTTCCGCCCGGTGGAGCCTTTACTTCGAGGCATCGGGAGGAGGCTGTACCCGATGGGGATGACGGTAATGGTGATCAAAAAGGCGATGAAAATCCCCAGGGCGGTGAAGAGCCCCGTCTCCCGCACCGGGACCATCTGGCTTGTGGCCAGGGCGGAAAACCCCACGGCGGTGGTGACGGTGGTCATCAGACAGGGGACGCCGATGTGGGTGATGGTTTCCGTCAGTATCGACCGTTTCGACTTTTTCGGCTCACCGTTTGTCTCACACCGCTCGAAGTAGTGGTTGATGATGTGGATTGAATCGGCCACCCCGATGACCATCACCAGTGTGGGGACCATCGTGGTGACCATGTTTATCTCCACGCCCAATAGGCTGTAGGTCCCCATCACGATGCCGACGCTCAGCCCCACCGACAAAAGCGAGAGAACCGCCGCCGACCAACGGCGCATGGTCAGGAATATGGTGAAGATCGTCAGAAACGACGTTATCGGTATGAAGGTTTTCAGGTCGTTGAAGGTGAGCTCGTTCAGGTCCATCTGGAGGACCGGGATGCCGGCCACATGGATGGTATCGTTCCATGCGGATTCATACCTTCGGGCGATTTCCCTGGACCGGGCCACGATCACGTCCCGTTTGGTGTCGACGGCGGCCATATCCGCAAGGTGCGCGATGATGAGGGCGGTGGTTCCGTCTTCGGAGATGATGGTGCCGGCATACAGCGGGTTTGAATAGATTCTCGATCTGAGCGCCTCTATCTCTTCGGCGGTCCGGGGGACGGTCTCCATCAGGGGGGAGATGAGGATTTCCCCCGGAGCGCCCCATACATCCACCGAATGGGTGATGCTGACCACCCGGCGGACACCGTCGATATTGTTGAGATCATCGCCGATGTCTTTGATGATCGAAAGGTGTTCCGGTGTGAATACCGTGTCATCCGCGGCCAGCCCCAGAACGATGAATTCCTCGCCGCCGAAGGTCTCCTGAAATTGATCGAAGGCGACCAGGTTCGGGTCGTCCTCCACGAACCATATCCTGATCGAGTTGTTGACCTTGAGCTCGCCGATTTTCGGAACGGTCAGGAGTGCGGCACACCCCAGACATGCGAGGATGAGCCACCGAAACGAGATGATGATCTCTGCGAATCGCTTCATTCTCAGGTCCGGGGAAACCAGCCGGTTTTGATGGTGATTGCTCCTTCGGGGCAGATCTCCTGGCAGCAGAAGCAGCGAATACACCTGTTGTAGTCCATGGACATCTTCCCCGGCGGCCGTTTCTTACCGGACCGGGTGACGGCGGGCATATATCCCGCCTCCTCCCGGGAGATGGCCCGGGCGGCGCAGATCTCCTCGCAGCGGCCGCACATGACACACAGCTCGTGATCGATAATCGGCCGGGGGGTGAGTATCCGTCGGACCACCTTGGTCAGAAAACCGGGCACTCCCGCCGTCAGGGGTCCGGTGGGGGGAAACCTGAAACCCTCCACCGAGACGTCCTCGATCCTCTCGCCCAGCACCTGAATGTCCGAGAGCGACGTAATCCCCATCCCCGCCCGCTTCGCCTCCGCCAGGGTGAAGAGGAGCGACGGGTCAAGCCCCACGATTCGACACGCCACCGTATCCACCGCCGACGCATCCCGTCCCGCGATCAAAAGCCCCAGGTCCACCGGGTCCCCGCTGCCGGGGCCGTTGCCCTCCATGGCGGTGACGGCGTCCATGATCGAGAGGGAAGGGTTCACCAGGTAATGGAGGTCCACGATCATCCTGGCGAACTGCCTCGGCTTGTCGCCTACCCGCAGGTGCCACTGGGTTTTTCTCCCCCCCACCACGGTGCCGAACATGTTCTTGACGGCGAGGGTCATCACCATCTGGCCGTGTGTCTTCATCTTGGGAAGATTTATAATCTTGTCCACGGAGAGAATGTCGGTCGCCACCTCGAAGACCTTGAAGGCGCCTTCCGGGTTGCGTATCTCCGTGGAGGTTTCGAACGGCAGAAATTTAACGTCGTACTTTTCCAGTACCGGCAGCATCCCCCCCTTTTTGAGACACGAGAGGGGTGCGGAATAGGCGGGGCTGTCCCCCACGAGGGGAACGCCGCCGGCCTCCTTCACCAGCCGGACGGCCGCCTCCAACACGGCCGGGTGGGTGAGGGCGCCGGTCTCCGGCGCCTTGGGGGAGAGGAGATTCGGTTTTAGAAGCACCCGCTCCCCCGGGGAGACATAGGCGCTCATCGTGCCCACCAGGTCCACGGCCTCTTTCACCTTCTGATAGACCAGCTCGGGCCGGTAATCGTCACAGCGGACGACGGACACCCGCGTATCGGTCATGCTTCGTCCTCTCGAAAATGGATCGACATCACGTGAAACGATGTTCGACGACATTGTTTCATCGTATCACGCCGACTCCGACTCGGTCAATGCCGAAAGGCACATTCAGACGCAACGCCTTGAATTTCAGACGATCCCGTAAGGCATAACAGACGGAACGTTCGTAATACACGCGGGGAAGGGACGGGCGACGCCGGAAGTGTCCCTCAGGCGAACGCTATGACGAGCACTCCCGCCACCATCAGCGCTCCCGCCGCCATACGCTGGCGGAAATACGGCTCGTCGAAGAATATCTTGCCGAAGACGATGCCGAACAGCGGCATCGTCCGCTTGACGGCTATCATGTAGGCCACCTCCACCTGTATGACGGCGATGAAGTGGGCGATGTAACTGATCAGGGCGAACAGCCCGATGAGGGAAAGCCACTTCCAGTCATTGATGATACGCCGTCCCGTCTCCCGGGCGCCGGGCCCCATGACGAGCACCACCGGTATCAGCGCCAGGGAGAGTATCATGAAGTACGTGACGGTGAAGAAGAGGGGGGACGACAGCAGGATCCCCTTTTTCGCCAACACGGAGGTTACGGAAAACAACGCCGCAAGAAAGATCATGATGACCGATCCCCGCTCCCTGCCGATGGAGCGGATCGGCTCGAAAAGGCCCTTTCCGATGGTATGGAGGTTGATGGCATACGCCCCACCGGTGACGAGAACGATTCCCAAAACCCCCACGAGCGAGACCGTCTCACCCAGAAGAATGAATCCGGTAAGGATGTTGAAGAGTGGGGTCAGGGCCAGAAACGGCAGCGTCGCCGACAGGGGCGAGCTCCGGATGGCCCAGATATACAGCACCAGGGCGAAGACATCCAGGGGAATGAGCACGGCGACGATCGTGACGAACTCCCAGGACAGGGACGGAATCTCGACGAACGGGATGAGAAGCACCAGGAAGGGGAGCGTCCCCCATATCCGCGCCCCCGTCAGGAGCATCACCCCCGTTCGGTGGGATATGCCCTTGCACACGGTATCCATGGCCGCAAACGAGACGGCGCTTAACAGCGTAATCGGGAGCCAGAGCATAAATCAGGACGATCGGTTGGATGAATGGGTGATGCCCTCTTTAAATCGCTGAATGCAGGCGTCGCTGCAGAAGTAATGGGTTTCGCCGTTGATCCTCGCCCGGATCGCATCATTTTTGGGCAGGTAGACGCCGCAGGATGGATCCTGTACCATTACGTCGTTTACAGCCCTGCCGTCGGCTCCCATCACTGGTTTGTCCGGTTTCGGTTTACGGGGAGAAAAGAGGGACTTCGCAACGTAATAGAGTAAGATAAAAAAGGCGATAATCGCCAGGGTTTTGATCATTGAGGGTACACCTCGGTTGTGCTGTGAGGGAAAAACTCGAAAAGTGCGGGGGTCTTCCGATCCCATTGCACCCAGAGTTGATGAAAAATATATGAAGTATTACTATATCACGGGGCGGAGATTTTGTACATTGAGATTCAGAGTAAAAAAAGTAAAAAAAACTCTTGATATTTTTTGACATAAGTATATAATACAAAAAGATATATACTTTTATTAACCATGTAACGTGAGGGGGTATGTATGGCTTTTAATGCTCCGAAGAAGTTGACTTGGTGGATCGCCTTTGTACTGCTCCTGGTGGGCGGTATCTTCTGGATCCTCGGTCTTCTGGGCGTTGTAGAACTTCCCTACAGTATCGACGTCTGGTGTCTGTTGGTATCGGCGGTCCTCTATGCGCTTGGAACCTCACTCAAAGGCTTTTAGTGAAATCATCATCGTGAGAGAGAGACCCTTACCGTAACGCTTCGGGGGATTACCCAAAGCGTTGCGGGTGTCTTCACAAAAATTATCTCATACTGAACCGAGCGGATCACGATATTTCGTGCTCCGCTTTTTTTCGTGCTGCGTGCACGTTGCACACCGGCCGCAAGACGCCCTTCTTTCTTTGCTTGAAGGGGGGCCGATGGGCGATCTTCCTGAGATGTTTCCACCTTTCCGACCCCCGCCCCTCGTCCCGGCGACCTGAGGTTCTTCCCTTTTTCATATTTTTCTTGACATGAGCGGGAAAAATGTGTAAATAAGTTAATACAAAATTCATTTATTTACTTTTTTCTTACAGTTTTTCCGTCATGAAACGTACCGCCCGGAAAAACGAGATTCTCGACACCGCCATTACCCTCTTCGGGAAATTCGGCTACAAAAAAACGAGCCTTTCCGACATCGCCGACGCAGCCGGCGTCACCCCCGCCGCCCTCTATCGCTACGCCGACGGCAAGGAGGATCTCTATCGCGCCGCCGCGGGGCGGGGATTGCTCCGCTGGCAGGGTGCGGCCTTTGGTGCGGTGGAAACCCTCACGGATCCCATCGAGCGATTCACGGCCCTTGCCCTGGCGAGCTTTCGATATCTCGCCCGGGACGATGATTTTTCCGCCATGCTCAAGAGCGACCCGACCATCTTTCCCCTCTTTTCCGGGGATCGTTTCGAAACCGTAAACGACGCCAGCAAGGAGATGATCAAATCCATCCTGGCAGATGGCGTGTCCCAGGGCCTGTTTCGTCCTCTGGATCTGGAGCGGATCACACACCTGTTCTTTTCCATTTACAAGATGTTCATCGTCGGCAGCTATATAGAGACAGATCGATTTTCCGATGATGAATTGTTTTCCGAATCGTTGGATGTTCTGGTTCGGGGGCTTTTGACCGAAACAGGCAGACGGAGATACGAAACAAAATCGGACAGTATCCTGTATGAAGAAAAGGAGGAATGACCCATGATGGTGCATATCAACTTTCCGAAACGTATCGAACAGATACAAAAGGAGCTCAGAGAGAAGAAGATCGATGTGCTGGTGGGGACGCGGCTCAAGACCATTACCCACTGGTCGGGGGGATTCGTTCCGTGGAGGAGCGCCCTGATCATCCCCGCCGAGGGTCAGCTGACCCTGATCACCCCGCTTCTGGATTCCGGGCGATTGGCCGATGAAAGCTGGCTGGATAGTGTTGTCGGGTACGGGGCTCTACCCGGAATAGACTTTTTCGATATGATCAAGGCGTTCATCGATCCTATCGCGAAGGACGGGGGGACCGTGGGTATTGAGGACGGGACCACCAATTATCTCCCCGAGGGGTACATCACCCATCACGAATACGAGACCCTCAAGGGGATGTATCCGAACGCCGAGTTCGTCAACGCGGCGGAGATCACCGATCGGCTCTGTCTGGTCAAGGAGCCCCAGGAGATCAAGCTCATGCGCCAGGCTACGGCCATCGTCGACCTGGCCCACGAAGAGGTCAGAAAGTCACTCCGGGTCGGCATGAGCGAGAAGCAGATCGCGGGCATCGCCGAGAAGGTTATGCGGGACGCCGGTAGTGAATTCGCCTGGACCTTCACCGGCGGACAGGAAATCGCCGCAGGAGAGCGTACCTGGTGGCCCCTGGGAGGATGCACCCCCGCCACCGACCGCCTGATACAGCTGGGCGAGCCGCTGATGGTGGACCTGCACGGCATGTACGGGCTGTTTTTGGGGGACGTCGCCCATAACTACATCATGGGAAAGCCCACCAAGGAGCAGCAGGAGACCATCACCGCCTTTACCGAGACCGCCTATAAGGCCTTCGATGAAATGCAGCCCGGAAAGAGCCTCAAGCAGGTGACGCTGAACGTCCAGGAATTCGTGAACAAGAACGGATGGGCTGAATGGGTCCTTCCCGGCTTCGGTCACGGAATCGGACATTTGGGCAACGAATGGTATCCCTGCGTTGCGGAGAACCCCTCTCCGGGCAACAACGACCCCGACTACATCCTGGAGCCCGGATATATGCAGATGATGGCGATCGTCTGCAATCGACCGGGGGCGGCCGGTTTTCGCCTGGAGCGGCCCCTGCTCATCACCGAGACCGGCAACGAGGTGCTCTCCAAGCTGCCCGTCCAGCCGGGCATTATCCCCTGTGACGAGGCCCATACCTTTCGGGATCGATAATCACAGGTCGGATGGACCGTACGGGGGCCGCATACGTAACGTGTGCGGCCCCCTTTTGTTTTAGAGACCCCTTGTCCTTTTGTGGCTGTGGGTCATCGATCGCTGAGAATCTCGCTTGTTTTTCCAAAAAAGTTGACTAAATTCTCGATTTTCATTACAATAAGCTTTCGGGTGTGGAAGTGGATAGGTCGCTGGTGGGCCTCCCGGACTTCAAATCCGGTGATGGGCGCTAAAACCGCCCATGGTGGGTTCGATTCCCATGCACTTCCGCCATTTTTTATCGCGTACAATACTCAGAGGTAATATGTTCGGACTGGGCATTTGGGAACTGCTGATCGTCCTGATTATCATCCTGGTCATCTTCGGGGCGGGAAAACTGCCTGAAATCGGCAGCGGACTGGGCAGGGGGATCAAGAACCTGAAAACGTCGCTCAAGGGTGAGGACGAAATCGACGTCACTCCGAAAAAAGAGAAAAAAACCGAAAAGGTCGAGGAAGAAAAAAAGGAGACTACATAACGGATATACTTCTGTCAAGCAAGTCGCCGGCGGTTTCCTTGATCGTGTCATGGAGTGATTGATCCCGTGATACGTCCCTCAGATCCTGCGTTTTCAGGAAGTACAGGAGTACCATGGCAATCCCCACCGGCGTGTACGGATTCTTTATCATGGATATCTTGACGTTGTAGGATCGAAGCCATTTTTCGCTCTGGAAGATTTCCGTCAATATCATTTCGTTGTTCGGTCTCCTGGAGACCATTTTCAGTACCTCGTGCTCGGTCATTCGCGGGTTTTCAAGAATATTTCTGATGACCAGGGGATGCGGTTCGTAGATCAGTCGATCCAACAGATCCTTGTTTCGAGAACGGGCAAGGCTGCGCTTCTCTCCCAGGGTAAGATAATCCATATCACGGTTTTCCACGAAATCATATTTGCTAAACGGCCTCTTTTTCGGCTCCGGACTGACGAACACCACCGACGTCCTATTGTATCCCCTGTCTCGACACATGACATACAGCTTGAGCAATTGTTGACTCTGCATCTCGGCCATGTCGGAAAAAATATCAATGATGCTCATCAGAAAGTGCGCCGAGGAGGTGTCTCCCGGCTTGGTTCGAGAAAAGACCTCGTGAATCACCTCGATGATTATCTCTTCGGGCATATGGCTGAATCGATCCTTCAGGCGCAGCGACCGCATTTTTCTCTCGGGAACGGTTTCCATGCTCCCGACAAGATAATCGGCGAGGTGCCGGACCTTTCGGGTTTTCATGTCGAAGAGAATCGCGAGCAGTTGGCGATGGAGTTTTTGTCGGTCGGTGTCGGTCCCGGGTGAGCGCCCCGAAAGTTTTTGTCTGTCTGATGTCCGCTTCATCGTCTTGACCGGAGGGTATGTGCCATACTCTTTATCTACCAAAAAAAGGTCGTCGGTGCAAGCATTCGCACGTCCGGGATGGATGATGGGAGAACGAATTCACTCCGATCCCGAAAATCGAAAGTAAAAAATATATGGATACGGTGTATCACTATTGTATCATACTGGGCCTGTTGATGGCGGCGCCGACGCTCTTTCTGGAGCTGTTTTACCTGGTTTCCTACCGAACCTTCCTGACCATGCTGGTGTCGGATCGGGAGATGATCGCGCGCAAGCGATGGAATCTTTTCCGTCATACAAATGGTGTTTTCATACTTTGCATCGTCGCAGAGACGACCGTCATCGTCCTGGCGCTTCCTGAATGTGTTTCATCTCCCGTCAGGGCATTGTTCTCCATTGCGTGCATTTTCTTCACCTTCTTCCCGTATATGCTCCTCCAGGGCCGTATTGATCGATCAATCAGGCACATAGACTATTCCTACGGCGGGTATGTAAAGTTTCAGCTCTTCTTTTTCTTCTCGAGATTTTCAGCCGTTTTCATCCTGCTGGTATTCCTGCACGTGCCGTTTCTGAAAATAGAAAATCCCTACGATATTTCCGTTTCCCGCATATTTATTCTGATTGCGGCGTTAACGCTTTTCGTGCTTGCGGTGTTGTTTCAGACGCGCCTTGTGGGTGCGATGACAAAGATCCTGGTCAGGTCCGACGACGACCCGCTGACCGAGCGCATCCAAAAAATGGGCGATCGGGCCGGCGTGGGTCGGATACGCCTGTTCATCATGAATACATACGACTATCCCTATTTCAACGCCTTCGCCGCTCCCTTCGGTATCCTTTATTTCACCCGGCCCCTTCTGGATGAATTGACGGAAGGGGAAGTTCTGGCGGTGGCGGCCCATGAGATCGGGCACTTAAAGACGATGGCCAGGCGCACCGTCTTCGTATTGATCGTATACGCCCTGATGGCGCTGACGGTATGGGTCTTTTTTCCCCTCGGATATGCGCTGTTCCATCGGGGGGAATGGGTGTCCCTGGCCGTGATTGTGGGGTTTGTGACGCTGCTGTTGATCATCTTCGGCGCCCGGAGCTGGAGCCGCGTCTATGAACAGAAGGCGGACGATATTGCGGCAGAGCTTATCGATGAACCGGAGACCCTGGTGACGGCCCTGGAGCGCATATACGAGATGAACATGATCCCCCGCCGGTTCGATGCACATGGATCGGAGCGGGCCAGCCACCCGAGCCTGGAGCGGAGGGTGGCGCATTTGAGGGGAGAGGACCTCCCGAAGCCGAAGAAACTCACCTGTGGAAGGGTGGTTCTTTTCATTATCGCGGTTCTGGTGGTGACGCTGTTTTTGGTTTCTCGGAATTATTACGGCGATTGGGAAAGCGACTATGATTACCAGGGAAGCTGGGCCGATCCGATTAGGTCCCACGAGATGAGAATCGAGGAGCATCCGGACGATTACGAAATCCTCAAAGAGGCGGCGATCTTCTATTACTATTACGGGTATGACCTGGAGGGGCTGAGGACCGCGGAAAAGGCCGAAG
Protein-coding sequences here:
- a CDS encoding MMPL family transporter, with the translated sequence MKRFAEIIISFRWLILACLGCAALLTVPKIGELKVNNSIRIWFVEDDPNLVAFDQFQETFGGEEFIVLGLAADDTVFTPEHLSIIKDIGDDLNNIDGVRRVVSITHSVDVWGAPGEILISPLMETVPRTAEEIEALRSRIYSNPLYAGTIISEDGTTALIIAHLADMAAVDTKRDVIVARSREIARRYESAWNDTIHVAGIPVLQMDLNELTFNDLKTFIPITSFLTIFTIFLTMRRWSAAVLSLLSVGLSVGIVMGTYSLLGVEINMVTTMVPTLVMVIGVADSIHIINHYFERCETNGEPKKSKRSILTETITHIGVPCLMTTVTTAVGFSALATSQMVPVRETGLFTALGIFIAFLITITVIPIGYSLLPMPRSKGSTGRNVAITRLLDLSWRAASSRPRTVIALGMGFFCVSVFFITKITVETQNIEFIRERHPLRQAYDFIEERVGYISPLEVVIEGPPGTAHDPETMKAVEDFQRFLESRPSLSASLAAPDLLKRLSMAYFENDPAHYTLPESREAVAQLLLLYESSPDGELDYFINFDGSMLRVSGRAGMLTSKECRVLMDAVGDYLAEELPPHLSGRMTGVVPLFVDMVDYLIRSQIFSFSLAFVLIFTLLTLQLRSIKLGLISIIPNSIPIAITMGAMGLFHIKLDTATVMISTVAIGIAVDDTIHLLNRYKREYHISNDHTDAVKTALFTSGRAIVSTSFILFLGFWTLLFGSFRPTSYFGFLSGLTMITALLGDLLVLPALLLLIRPRIE
- a CDS encoding DUF362 domain-containing protein; protein product: MTDTRVSVVRCDDYRPELVYQKVKEAVDLVGTMSAYVSPGERVLLKPNLLSPKAPETGALTHPAVLEAAVRLVKEAGGVPLVGDSPAYSAPLSCLKKGGMLPVLEKYDVKFLPFETSTEIRNPEGAFKVFEVATDILSVDKIINLPKMKTHGQMVMTLAVKNMFGTVVGGRKTQWHLRVGDKPRQFARMIVDLHYLVNPSLSIMDAVTAMEGNGPGSGDPVDLGLLIAGRDASAVDTVACRIVGLDPSLLFTLAEAKRAGMGITSLSDIQVLGERIEDVSVEGFRFPPTGPLTAGVPGFLTKVVRRILTPRPIIDHELCVMCGRCEEICAARAISREEAGYMPAVTRSGKKRPPGKMSMDYNRCIRCFCCQEICPEGAITIKTGWFPRT
- a CDS encoding EamA family transporter is translated as MLWLPITLLSAVSFAAMDTVCKGISHRTGVMLLTGARIWGTLPFLVLLIPFVEIPSLSWEFVTIVAVLIPLDVFALVLYIWAIRSSPLSATLPFLALTPLFNILTGFILLGETVSLVGVLGIVLVTGGAYAINLHTIGKGLFEPIRSIGRERGSVIMIFLAALFSVTSVLAKKGILLSSPLFFTVTYFMILSLALIPVVLVMGPGARETGRRIINDWKWLSLIGLFALISYIAHFIAVIQVEVAYMIAVKRTMPLFGIVFGKIFFDEPYFRQRMAAGALMVAGVLVIAFA
- a CDS encoding TetR/AcrR family transcriptional regulator, encoding MKRTARKNEILDTAITLFGKFGYKKTSLSDIADAAGVTPAALYRYADGKEDLYRAAAGRGLLRWQGAAFGAVETLTDPIERFTALALASFRYLARDDDFSAMLKSDPTIFPLFSGDRFETVNDASKEMIKSILADGVSQGLFRPLDLERITHLFFSIYKMFIVGSYIETDRFSDDELFSESLDVLVRGLLTETGRRRYETKSDSILYEEKEE
- a CDS encoding aminopeptidase P family protein yields the protein MMVHINFPKRIEQIQKELREKKIDVLVGTRLKTITHWSGGFVPWRSALIIPAEGQLTLITPLLDSGRLADESWLDSVVGYGALPGIDFFDMIKAFIDPIAKDGGTVGIEDGTTNYLPEGYITHHEYETLKGMYPNAEFVNAAEITDRLCLVKEPQEIKLMRQATAIVDLAHEEVRKSLRVGMSEKQIAGIAEKVMRDAGSEFAWTFTGGQEIAAGERTWWPLGGCTPATDRLIQLGEPLMVDLHGMYGLFLGDVAHNYIMGKPTKEQQETITAFTETAYKAFDEMQPGKSLKQVTLNVQEFVNKNGWAEWVLPGFGHGIGHLGNEWYPCVAENPSPGNNDPDYILEPGYMQMMAIVCNRPGAAGFRLERPLLITETGNEVLSKLPVQPGIIPCDEAHTFRDR
- the tatA gene encoding twin-arginine translocase TatA/TatE family subunit, which produces MFGLGIWELLIVLIIILVIFGAGKLPEIGSGLGRGIKNLKTSLKGEDEIDVTPKKEKKTEKVEEEKKETT
- a CDS encoding M48 family metalloprotease, with the protein product MDTVYHYCIILGLLMAAPTLFLELFYLVSYRTFLTMLVSDREMIARKRWNLFRHTNGVFILCIVAETTVIVLALPECVSSPVRALFSIACIFFTFFPYMLLQGRIDRSIRHIDYSYGGYVKFQLFFFFSRFSAVFILLVFLHVPFLKIENPYDISVSRIFILIAALTLFVLAVLFQTRLVGAMTKILVRSDDDPLTERIQKMGDRAGVGRIRLFIMNTYDYPYFNAFAAPFGILYFTRPLLDELTEGEVLAVAAHEIGHLKTMARRTVFVLIVYALMALTVWVFFPLGYALFHRGEWVSLAVIVGFVTLLLIIFGARSWSRVYEQKADDIAAELIDEPETLVTALERIYEMNMIPRRFDAHGSERASHPSLERRVAHLRGEDLPKPKKLTCGRVVLFIIAVLVVTLFLVSRNYYGDWESDYDYQGSWADPIRSHEMRIEEHPDDYEILKEAAIFYYYYGYDLEGLRTAEKAEELGVDHQLLLVKGVMQYYLGRRIGAIESLEESYRMGGNVMALKWAAYLHAMRGDGEAAREALDTCRMLIPWDPYMGELDTYLDGRAEYILPPGYLLVGEGKAGYLLWLYEYDE